From the genome of Acetomicrobium thermoterrenum DSM 13490, one region includes:
- a CDS encoding glycosyltransferase family 4 protein, producing the protein MDCLILGKRGVGKVKRESLKVIQMLPEFHEGGVERHVLWLSGALAKQGHEVMVVSKGGKLEKFLDEAVKVWHLPLHAKNPFTALWCALLVARRARKEGWQIIHAHSRVPFWIAWWASSFSGVPWVATTHDTFKHSFVLHPLKKACAAISVSHSVKEHLSSYLPERTYVIYNGLLPTEKSWQGSLKDDPFKFLFIGRLTSRKGLQVALKALAGVEEKWVLDVVGDGPKREELERLSVDLGIEDKVRFWGFREDTDEWHARCSCFLFPSLEEGMGMTLMRAIQMGVPVLASDLPPVRELCLNPDTLLKPGDEQAWREALKLLLSERKSVHDFDRNKIRSVAEMAELVFEVYRKCTFKSSVI; encoded by the coding sequence ATGGATTGCCTCATCTTGGGAAAAAGGGGAGTCGGCAAGGTGAAAAGGGAGTCGCTTAAGGTAATTCAGATGCTTCCGGAATTTCACGAAGGCGGCGTGGAACGCCACGTGTTGTGGCTTTCCGGTGCGCTGGCAAAGCAGGGTCATGAGGTCATGGTCGTAAGCAAGGGGGGAAAGCTCGAAAAGTTCCTCGACGAAGCGGTAAAGGTATGGCACCTTCCCCTTCACGCCAAAAACCCCTTTACCGCCCTTTGGTGTGCTTTACTTGTTGCCCGAAGGGCAAGAAAGGAAGGCTGGCAGATAATTCACGCCCACTCGCGCGTTCCCTTTTGGATCGCCTGGTGGGCAAGCTCTTTTAGCGGCGTTCCCTGGGTCGCGACCACTCACGACACCTTTAAACATTCCTTTGTTTTGCATCCTTTAAAAAAAGCCTGTGCTGCTATAAGTGTGAGCCATTCGGTTAAAGAGCATTTGAGTTCATACCTTCCCGAAAGGACTTATGTGATATACAATGGACTGCTGCCTACGGAGAAAAGTTGGCAGGGAAGTTTGAAAGACGATCCATTTAAGTTTCTCTTTATTGGTCGTCTTACGTCCAGAAAGGGTTTGCAAGTTGCTTTAAAGGCTTTGGCAGGTGTAGAGGAGAAGTGGGTTTTAGATGTTGTGGGCGATGGACCTAAACGGGAGGAACTTGAAAGACTAAGCGTTGATCTGGGGATTGAGGATAAAGTCCGCTTTTGGGGCTTTCGAGAAGATACTGATGAATGGCATGCCAGATGTTCCTGCTTCTTATTCCCCTCTCTTGAAGAGGGAATGGGCATGACCTTAATGCGTGCCATCCAGATGGGCGTTCCCGTTTTGGCGTCAGATCTTCCTCCAGTGAGGGAGTTATGCCTTAATCCTGATACTTTATTAAAGCCTGGAGACGAACAAGCTTGGAGAGAAGCACTTAAGCTTTTATTATCAGAAAGGAAATCTGTTCATGATTTCGACCGGAATAAAATACGCTCAGTTGCAGAGATGGCCGAGCTTGTCTTTGAAGTATATCGAAAATGTACATTTAAAAGTTCTGTAATTTAA
- a CDS encoding divergent polysaccharide deacetylase family protein: MNFSKKHLWTIMLFVMAIGLGLIFAATRKDVPSKDLRAAIVRAEVSDNLSSASGEKVTIDPNTAEDGHLPERGEEKQALTEEFPKAKSLKGAYLAIVVDDLGFSYARAEELAGLKIPLTWAIIPFQRSSKATAELARNKGIPFLVHVPMQAFGDMESQKHLVALSMDDETIRRNVREALKSLPGAIGVNNHRGSAATSDMRAMRALMEELRQDNMIFLDSRTAASSVAAIEARKAGIFALENGAFIDHLEDIKFMWSQLERAAGQAQRRGYAVAICHARPVTLTFLNQLDSNPDIGVKLVTVDELVRILSKSHGN, from the coding sequence ATGAACTTTTCAAAAAAACACCTTTGGACGATAATGCTTTTCGTCATGGCGATCGGGCTGGGATTGATCTTTGCGGCCACCAGAAAAGATGTGCCATCGAAAGACCTCCGGGCAGCAATCGTCAGGGCAGAGGTAAGTGACAACTTATCTTCTGCTAGCGGTGAAAAAGTAACCATAGATCCAAATACAGCAGAGGATGGACATCTCCCAGAAAGGGGAGAGGAAAAACAGGCCTTGACTGAGGAATTCCCAAAGGCGAAATCTTTGAAGGGTGCCTATCTTGCTATAGTCGTCGATGATTTAGGTTTTTCCTATGCCAGGGCTGAGGAGCTTGCCGGACTGAAGATTCCCCTGACTTGGGCAATAATACCCTTCCAGAGGAGCAGCAAAGCTACGGCAGAGTTGGCGAGAAACAAGGGCATCCCCTTTCTCGTACACGTCCCTATGCAGGCTTTCGGGGACATGGAAAGCCAAAAGCATCTTGTAGCACTTTCCATGGATGACGAAACGATAAGAAGAAACGTAAGGGAGGCCTTAAAGTCCCTCCCGGGCGCCATCGGCGTGAACAACCACAGGGGCTCTGCGGCGACTTCCGACATGAGGGCGATGAGAGCTCTCATGGAAGAGCTGAGACAGGATAACATGATATTTTTGGACAGCAGGACGGCTGCCTCCTCCGTAGCAGCTATCGAGGCGAGAAAGGCGGGCATTTTTGCCTTGGAAAACGGAGCCTTCATCGACCACTTGGAGGACATTAAGTTCATGTGGTCCCAGCTTGAGCGTGCGGCGGGTCAGGCGCAGAGGCGGGGTTACGCCGTCGCCATATGCCACGCCCGCCCCGTCACATTGACTTTTTTAAATCAACTGGACTCGAATCCCGACATAGGTGTAAAATTAGTGACCGTCGACGAACTCGTTCGTATTTTATCCAAATCTCACGGCAATTAA
- a CDS encoding glycosyltransferase: protein MKKILQAIDAGGWGGAEKVVVMISNGLAGMGYDVEVWVRKGSLLVEHLSSEVKVRVVPFFNDYEPITPWLFARALKTHDIVNVHLGRAAKLSGYIMPFLSAEFKKRLFCHMHSYHKPKHYKGHKQIICVSKAVEDYVKKTMPWVERTWVVYNGIDIKDAKNVTPLFSKDDLVLRIGLLATFKAQKGHSDLLKAFAKICDCFSVELMLGGDGPLLQEMKNLAGSLGISEKVKFIGHIPPDEVFNFWRSLDVACVPSNVEGFPLSLLEAMACGLPIVGYEEPGIKEAIGDMGILLPVGDIDGLSKTLKKVIEDEMLRVKLSDMSLKRSKQFTKENMIKQIIKVYEDALNNKV, encoded by the coding sequence ATGAAAAAGATCCTTCAAGCCATTGATGCGGGAGGCTGGGGTGGCGCCGAAAAGGTAGTTGTTATGATATCAAACGGGCTCGCAGGTATGGGCTATGACGTGGAAGTCTGGGTCAGAAAGGGCTCCCTCTTGGTAGAGCATTTGTCTTCCGAGGTCAAAGTCAGGGTTGTGCCGTTTTTTAATGATTACGAGCCAATCACACCATGGCTCTTCGCCAGAGCGCTTAAAACGCATGATATAGTTAATGTGCATTTAGGACGTGCGGCTAAGTTGAGCGGATATATTATGCCTTTTCTTTCTGCGGAATTCAAAAAGAGATTATTTTGTCATATGCATTCGTATCACAAACCGAAGCACTACAAGGGACATAAGCAGATTATATGCGTGTCTAAAGCAGTAGAAGATTATGTCAAAAAGACTATGCCCTGGGTAGAGCGGACCTGGGTAGTTTATAACGGGATTGACATAAAAGACGCAAAAAATGTAACCCCTTTGTTTTCAAAGGATGATCTTGTATTACGAATAGGACTTTTGGCTACTTTTAAGGCTCAAAAAGGACATTCTGACTTGTTAAAGGCCTTTGCAAAAATTTGTGATTGTTTCTCAGTTGAACTGATGCTTGGCGGTGACGGTCCATTGTTGCAGGAAATGAAAAACCTTGCGGGTAGTCTTGGTATATCGGAAAAAGTTAAATTTATAGGCCATATCCCTCCTGATGAAGTATTCAACTTTTGGAGGTCTTTGGATGTAGCATGTGTTCCCTCAAATGTTGAAGGATTTCCTTTATCTTTGCTTGAAGCAATGGCCTGTGGATTGCCAATTGTTGGGTACGAAGAACCTGGTATTAAAGAAGCTATAGGCGATATGGGTATATTGCTTCCCGTGGGAGACATTGACGGATTATCTAAGACTCTTAAGAAAGTCATTGAAGATGAAATGTTGAGGGTTAAATTGAGCGATATGAGTTTAAAGCGAAGTAAACAATTTACAAAAGAAAACATGATTAAACAGATAATTAAAGTCTACGAAGATGCTCTAAATAATAAGGTGTAG
- a CDS encoding adenylosuccinate synthase produces MKGKAEVILGMQWGDEGKGRVVDAIMSKCDVVVRYQGGANAGHTVIVEGKKYVFHILPSGMLYSGKTCVVGNGVVIDPDRLFEELDELSSQGMDRARLIVSGSAHVVMPYHKILDQLEEKSRRDEKRIGTTGQGIGPCYVDKFNRTGIRVYDLMHPETLREKLDYILGLKNQIITRIYDEKPISFDSVFERAMEWKERLSLYVGDSSLVVANALEEGKRVLFEGAQGTMLDIDHGTYPYVTSSNPSCGGVFTGTGVGPKGVDRIIGVAKAYCTRVGEGPFPSEDFEDKGNFLREKGKEFGATTGRPRRCGWLDMVALKYAIRVNGATHLALTKLDVLSGLEEIKVCVAYEQEGRRFEEYPADTEILNSVKPVYKAFKGFSEDTSKAKTMEDLPLAARDYVKFIEEETGLPVIILGVGPDRRETIYNE; encoded by the coding sequence ATGAAGGGCAAGGCAGAAGTAATCCTAGGAATGCAATGGGGCGACGAAGGAAAGGGCAGGGTCGTCGACGCCATAATGTCTAAATGCGATGTGGTGGTTCGTTATCAGGGAGGAGCTAACGCAGGGCATACCGTCATAGTAGAGGGCAAGAAATACGTCTTTCACATCCTCCCTTCGGGGATGCTCTATTCCGGAAAGACCTGTGTTGTGGGAAACGGCGTGGTTATAGACCCCGACAGGCTTTTTGAGGAGCTTGACGAGCTTTCCTCTCAAGGCATGGACAGGGCAAGGCTGATCGTCAGCGGTTCCGCTCACGTCGTGATGCCCTATCACAAAATATTAGATCAGCTGGAAGAGAAGAGCCGAAGGGACGAAAAACGCATTGGAACGACGGGGCAGGGCATAGGCCCCTGCTACGTGGACAAGTTCAACAGGACGGGCATCAGGGTTTACGACCTGATGCATCCCGAGACACTTCGTGAAAAGCTGGATTACATCCTCGGCTTGAAAAACCAGATAATCACAAGGATATACGATGAAAAGCCCATATCCTTCGATTCCGTTTTCGAAAGGGCCATGGAGTGGAAGGAGCGCCTCTCCCTTTACGTCGGAGACAGCTCGCTGGTCGTGGCCAATGCCCTGGAGGAAGGAAAAAGGGTGCTTTTCGAGGGCGCCCAGGGCACCATGCTGGACATAGATCACGGAACCTACCCCTACGTGACGAGCTCCAATCCCAGCTGTGGAGGGGTTTTTACGGGTACGGGTGTGGGGCCGAAAGGCGTGGACAGAATTATAGGAGTGGCCAAAGCCTATTGCACCAGGGTCGGCGAGGGGCCCTTCCCGTCGGAGGATTTTGAAGATAAGGGCAACTTCCTTAGAGAAAAGGGCAAAGAGTTCGGCGCCACGACGGGACGGCCCAGGAGGTGCGGCTGGCTCGACATGGTGGCCTTGAAGTACGCCATCAGGGTCAACGGCGCTACCCATTTGGCATTAACTAAGCTTGACGTTCTGTCAGGCCTCGAGGAGATAAAGGTTTGCGTCGCCTACGAACAGGAGGGCAGACGGTTCGAGGAATATCCCGCCGATACGGAGATTTTAAATTCAGTAAAGCCTGTTTATAAGGCCTTCAAGGGCTTCAGCGAAGACACTAGCAAGGCTAAAACCATGGAAGACCTTCCATTGGCAGCACGAGACTACGTTAAATTTATAGAAGAGGAGACGGGCCTTCCCGTCATAATCCTCGGCGTCGGTCCTGACAGAAGGGAAACCATATACAACGAGTAG
- a CDS encoding S41 family peptidase: MGVKKFISKKKGFLLGLLLLILFGSLGLLVTGARGEFQFKDILPFEAQYVWMMKQARSILETYHVNDQNKKSDEELFYGAMKGMVAAWGDPYSRFVDPDELKQEEIDIEGEYGGLGIYIGSKDGKILVISPIEGTPAHKVGLEPMDEIVKVDDDIVLGWNINDVVKMLRGEPGSKVTIWVRREGHDELLKFEMTRELIKIDSVSQKRLTGDVAYIRISHFTQKTPEEMKSALKVALDTQAKGLVLDLRNNPGGLLDACVAVADYFLDGGEVVSIRGRVDRANEVFNANPGALFKGPVAVLINEGSASASEIVAGAFKDRDRAVLVGEKSFGKGSVQTLFKLPEGSGLFVTIARYYTPSGVVIDGVGIEPHVKVEGKYTGKLEDDEQLKEALKEVEAFLVKAREAKR, translated from the coding sequence ATGGGAGTGAAAAAGTTCATTAGCAAGAAAAAGGGATTCCTATTAGGGCTGCTGCTCCTGATTCTTTTCGGCAGCTTAGGCCTTCTCGTCACTGGGGCTAGGGGTGAGTTTCAGTTCAAGGACATACTTCCCTTCGAGGCCCAATACGTATGGATGATGAAGCAGGCCAGGTCGATCCTTGAGACCTATCATGTGAACGACCAGAATAAAAAAAGCGACGAAGAGCTTTTCTACGGCGCCATGAAAGGTATGGTGGCAGCCTGGGGAGATCCCTACAGCAGATTTGTCGATCCCGACGAGTTAAAACAGGAAGAGATTGATATCGAGGGAGAATACGGCGGCCTGGGCATATACATAGGAAGCAAGGACGGCAAAATCCTCGTCATAAGCCCTATAGAGGGCACCCCTGCCCACAAGGTCGGCTTAGAGCCCATGGACGAGATAGTCAAGGTCGATGACGATATCGTATTGGGCTGGAACATAAACGATGTGGTCAAGATGTTGCGCGGAGAGCCGGGCAGTAAAGTCACCATTTGGGTCAGGCGCGAAGGGCACGACGAGCTTTTAAAATTTGAGATGACCAGGGAGCTTATAAAGATAGATTCCGTGAGCCAGAAAAGGTTGACGGGCGACGTTGCCTATATCAGGATTTCCCATTTCACGCAAAAGACACCTGAAGAGATGAAAAGCGCTTTAAAGGTAGCCCTGGATACCCAGGCAAAGGGGCTTGTTTTGGATTTGAGAAACAATCCCGGCGGCTTGCTCGACGCCTGTGTGGCCGTGGCGGATTATTTCCTCGACGGCGGCGAAGTGGTGAGCATACGAGGGAGGGTCGATAGGGCCAACGAGGTCTTTAATGCCAACCCCGGTGCGCTCTTTAAAGGTCCCGTTGCTGTCTTGATAAACGAAGGAAGCGCCAGTGCCTCAGAGATAGTTGCAGGGGCATTTAAAGACAGGGACAGAGCTGTCCTCGTCGGCGAAAAGAGCTTCGGCAAGGGGTCAGTTCAGACCCTTTTCAAACTTCCCGAGGGTTCGGGCCTTTTCGTCACAATTGCCAGGTACTACACGCCTTCGGGCGTCGTGATCGACGGGGTGGGCATCGAGCCCCACGTTAAGGTAGAAGGAAAGTATACGGGAAAGCTCGAAGACGACGAACAGCTCAAGGAAGCGCTGAAAGAAGTCGAAGCTTTTTTAGTTAAAGCCAGAGAGGCCAAACGGTAG
- a CDS encoding murein hydrolase activator EnvC family protein has product MNFGRKKLPVWFVFIFALFLGTLALTGPSFADDLDARINQEQQKLEYIQKKIEQHKKEAASYAKKEKSLLAELEEINQKEEVARQKIKVLELKERKLNERIKELSKKIEEEEALLARAKKALSSRVVSLYKFGSVSQYKLLFSARNVQEAMSMSYLLGRVAKADSELIGEVRERKRSLEESKAELQRQKQDLLANKKDLESERKKLLQAQSQQKKLISDIRQQKSLHEKATAELAASQRELQEKIKSLIAEKRRRAAASSGRTILVAPKGKLLWPVGGSINDRYGTRVHPVFKTKTVHTGIDIGAAHGTPVKAAARGEVLFTGWLKGYGQVIILDHGGDMTTVYAHLSAINVREGQVVNQGAIIGRVGNTGVATGPHLHFEVRINANAVDPLRYLP; this is encoded by the coding sequence GTGAATTTTGGGAGAAAGAAACTCCCTGTTTGGTTCGTCTTTATTTTCGCCCTTTTTTTGGGCACCCTGGCTTTGACCGGTCCCTCTTTCGCCGATGATCTCGATGCCCGAATAAATCAGGAACAGCAAAAGCTCGAATACATACAGAAAAAGATCGAACAACACAAAAAGGAAGCAGCTTCCTACGCGAAAAAGGAAAAAAGCCTCCTCGCGGAGCTTGAGGAGATAAATCAAAAGGAGGAGGTGGCCAGGCAGAAGATAAAGGTCTTGGAGCTGAAGGAAAGAAAGCTCAACGAAAGAATAAAGGAATTAAGCAAAAAGATCGAGGAAGAAGAGGCGCTTCTGGCCAGGGCGAAAAAGGCTTTGAGCAGTCGCGTGGTTAGCCTTTATAAGTTCGGTTCGGTGAGCCAGTATAAGCTGCTTTTCTCGGCAAGAAACGTGCAGGAAGCCATGAGCATGAGCTATCTTCTTGGAAGAGTCGCAAAGGCCGACAGCGAACTTATAGGCGAAGTCAGGGAAAGGAAACGTTCCCTCGAGGAATCCAAGGCTGAGCTTCAAAGGCAAAAACAGGACCTTTTGGCCAACAAGAAGGACCTTGAGTCGGAGAGAAAAAAACTGCTTCAGGCGCAAAGCCAACAGAAAAAACTTATTTCGGACATAAGGCAGCAAAAGAGCCTTCACGAGAAGGCCACTGCCGAGCTTGCAGCTTCCCAAAGGGAGCTTCAGGAAAAGATAAAATCCCTCATCGCTGAAAAAAGGCGAAGGGCAGCAGCTTCGAGCGGCCGAACTATACTAGTCGCGCCGAAGGGCAAACTGCTCTGGCCGGTAGGGGGGAGCATAAACGACAGATACGGGACTCGGGTCCATCCTGTTTTCAAGACGAAGACGGTGCATACGGGGATTGACATCGGCGCTGCTCACGGCACGCCCGTGAAGGCCGCGGCTAGGGGAGAAGTCCTCTTTACGGGTTGGCTTAAAGGTTACGGACAGGTTATAATACTTGATCACGGCGGCGATATGACTACTGTTTACGCCCATCTTTCCGCCATAAATGTGAGGGAAGGGCAGGTCGTAAACCAGGGCGCCATAATAGGAAGGGTGGGAAATACCGGCGTAGCCACCGGCCCGCATCTTCACTTCGAGGTTCGCATAAACGCCAATGCAGTTGATCCTCTTAGATATTTGCCATGA
- a CDS encoding mitochondrial fission ELM1 family protein produces MFVISDGIRGHVNQSRGVAHFLSLITGCEVRELEARPAGFLAKIKAKRAIDKDGNGKALVRWLKRTGGLSFPEAVKETLLSLNAAGEEVLFLSAGSGVAPLCLSLGRLFKGGCATIMTPAVLGTRPFDFAVVPDHDFPKSSKNVLVTLGAPNFVTEEKIRQEAERLKELFPPRFEKRIGLLLGGDDGNYRITPRWIEGVVKPVFEHADKNGADLYVTTSRRTSEESEKALEGLAQKHPCVRYLCLASRDPYNPLYGIFGLATHLLATEDSVSMVSEAATAGFRVGVLLAERKKSVKRLAEGLCKHLVDWKILSAGCLFGVPKFVLTIERFCERDLACFIKDFADFESFVEGSFSGKHGVQFCEAKRAAEWIASSWEKGESAR; encoded by the coding sequence GTGTTCGTAATAAGCGACGGCATTCGCGGGCACGTTAACCAAAGCCGCGGCGTCGCTCATTTTCTGTCCCTTATTACCGGGTGCGAGGTGCGGGAACTGGAGGCAAGACCTGCGGGATTTCTTGCAAAAATTAAGGCCAAAAGGGCAATCGATAAAGATGGTAACGGAAAAGCGCTTGTGCGTTGGCTTAAGCGGACAGGAGGGCTGTCTTTCCCGGAAGCCGTAAAAGAAACCTTACTCTCCCTCAACGCGGCGGGCGAAGAGGTGCTTTTTCTTTCCGCAGGAAGCGGAGTTGCGCCCCTTTGTCTCTCTTTGGGACGGCTTTTCAAGGGCGGGTGCGCTACTATAATGACTCCCGCCGTGCTGGGGACGAGGCCCTTTGATTTTGCTGTCGTCCCGGATCACGACTTCCCGAAGTCTTCTAAAAACGTCCTGGTCACCCTGGGAGCCCCAAACTTCGTCACCGAAGAAAAGATAAGACAGGAAGCCGAAAGGCTAAAAGAGCTTTTTCCTCCCCGTTTTGAAAAAAGGATAGGGCTTCTTTTGGGGGGAGACGACGGAAACTACCGCATCACGCCCCGCTGGATCGAAGGAGTCGTAAAGCCTGTATTCGAGCATGCCGATAAAAACGGAGCCGACCTTTACGTTACGACCTCCAGGCGCACCTCCGAAGAAAGCGAAAAGGCCCTGGAAGGCCTGGCGCAAAAACACCCCTGCGTCAGGTATCTCTGTCTGGCCTCCCGCGATCCCTACAACCCTCTTTACGGCATCTTCGGCCTTGCCACCCACCTTTTGGCCACCGAGGACTCCGTATCCATGGTATCCGAGGCAGCGACTGCTGGCTTTCGGGTGGGCGTCCTTTTGGCGGAACGCAAAAAAAGCGTAAAAAGACTTGCCGAAGGCCTTTGCAAACATCTTGTCGACTGGAAAATTCTGTCGGCCGGGTGCCTCTTCGGCGTGCCGAAATTCGTCCTGACCATAGAGAGGTTTTGCGAGCGAGATCTCGCCTGCTTTATAAAAGACTTCGCCGACTTCGAAAGTTTCGTCGAAGGAAGTTTTTCGGGCAAACACGGCGTGCAGTTTTGCGAGGCTAAAAGGGCGGCAGAATGGATTGCCTCATCTTGGGAAAAAGGGGAGTCGGCAAGGTGA
- a CDS encoding glycosyltransferase family 9 protein, with protein sequence MLMTVKEWPTSVSGHDFTIRLFKIEPNDYPEELYSPWYEDPLYKTLDVKRILVYVGGGGIGDIVMINPFFNTLRQAWPESHITWIGGFTNSVKCLLKDNGLIDDVLYTVVRKHRPSAFPEYAKWWREGRRMGEVDLFIDTQRQFVPSLLFSLCFKYKHRIGYSSKCFFSDWKFEEPDRHKVHDTFQTLIMARRLGITPPDPLHRIVIPENFEQIAGDLWEKYGFGEAIAMFPYSARPVKDWDGEYFLSLGRMLLKEGFRVLLFGGPRDFENLRNLADLMGEGAYVPYLLTDLSIDQEMYLSMALLKRAALTLSVDSGGAHLSAALGTKTLVISLLSRVNKFMPVGRQVWSIYPGIECSPCPDRNMKACGGKRWCAKGITPQILYEAVAMLLAGEEVEQ encoded by the coding sequence ATGTTGATGACAGTAAAAGAATGGCCTACGTCAGTATCTGGACATGATTTTACGATACGTTTATTTAAGATTGAACCGAACGATTATCCTGAAGAGCTTTATAGTCCATGGTATGAGGACCCCCTATACAAGACTTTGGATGTAAAGAGGATATTAGTATACGTGGGAGGTGGTGGAATTGGCGACATAGTGATGATAAACCCCTTCTTCAACACTTTAAGGCAGGCATGGCCCGAAAGCCATATCACCTGGATAGGAGGCTTTACCAACTCCGTTAAGTGTTTGTTGAAGGATAACGGACTTATAGACGACGTGCTTTATACTGTGGTAAGAAAACACAGACCTTCTGCCTTTCCCGAGTACGCCAAGTGGTGGCGCGAGGGAAGGCGAATGGGCGAGGTGGATTTATTCATAGACACCCAACGTCAGTTCGTACCGTCTTTGCTTTTTTCTTTGTGCTTTAAATATAAACACCGCATAGGCTACTCTAGCAAATGTTTCTTCAGCGACTGGAAGTTCGAGGAACCAGACAGACACAAGGTGCACGACACCTTTCAAACTTTGATCATGGCAAGAAGGCTTGGCATCACACCTCCCGATCCGCTGCACCGCATTGTCATACCCGAAAACTTCGAGCAGATTGCCGGTGATCTGTGGGAAAAGTACGGCTTTGGCGAGGCCATTGCCATGTTTCCCTACAGCGCCAGGCCCGTAAAGGATTGGGACGGCGAATATTTCCTTTCCCTGGGCCGCATGCTGCTTAAAGAGGGCTTCAGGGTGCTTTTGTTCGGCGGTCCCCGGGATTTTGAAAACTTGAGGAACCTGGCCGATCTTATGGGCGAAGGAGCTTATGTACCTTACCTTCTAACGGATCTTTCGATAGACCAGGAAATGTATCTTTCCATGGCTTTGCTTAAAAGGGCAGCTTTAACCCTATCGGTGGATTCGGGCGGGGCCCATTTGTCCGCCGCCTTGGGCACGAAGACATTGGTGATCAGCTTGCTATCGCGCGTTAATAAGTTTATGCCTGTAGGGAGGCAGGTTTGGAGCATTTATCCCGGGATCGAGTGTTCGCCCTGTCCCGACAGAAACATGAAGGCCTGCGGAGGAAAGCGGTGGTGTGCAAAAGGGATTACGCCGCAGATTTTATACGAGGCTGTAGCAATGTTGCTTGCAGGCGAGGAGGTGGAGCAATGA
- a CDS encoding cell division protein FtsX, which produces MATFKYIIRDTMRLLTRHFGVVLLTLVTVVAVFLAVGMSILLSVNVASLASQIESDLTVEAYLKDQEARSAVLEKLKNMPEIKEVRYISPEEALKRLDAKIGQGEQIISLLGDNPLPPSVIATVDRAENLSTVAREIEAFPEVEDVIYAGEVAERLASLAYFLNRFAMAVFFVALLTSLVIMMNTIRIALYSRREEIGVMLLVGATPSYVSLPFLLQGVILGGVGALIALFLLLRAYRWLVDVLSKVLPFFTMLDSPEISLWLFCLLVGGGVALGWLCSWTAVYKYVRRALKPR; this is translated from the coding sequence ATGGCGACCTTTAAGTATATAATAAGAGACACGATGAGGTTGCTGACGCGCCATTTTGGCGTCGTTCTACTGACGCTCGTTACGGTGGTGGCGGTCTTTTTAGCCGTGGGGATGAGCATCCTGCTTTCCGTAAATGTGGCGTCCCTCGCCTCTCAGATCGAAAGCGACCTCACCGTAGAGGCCTATCTCAAGGATCAGGAAGCGAGGTCGGCGGTCCTTGAAAAATTGAAAAACATGCCCGAAATCAAAGAGGTGCGCTACATATCTCCCGAAGAGGCCTTGAAGCGCCTGGACGCCAAGATTGGCCAGGGAGAACAGATAATATCTCTTTTAGGCGACAACCCCCTTCCACCGAGCGTCATCGCAACGGTGGACAGGGCAGAGAACCTGTCCACCGTTGCGCGAGAGATAGAGGCCTTCCCCGAGGTGGAAGACGTAATATACGCAGGAGAGGTAGCGGAGCGGCTGGCTTCACTGGCTTATTTTTTAAACAGGTTCGCCATGGCCGTGTTCTTCGTGGCGCTGCTTACGAGCCTCGTTATCATGATGAACACCATCAGGATTGCCCTCTACTCCAGGCGAGAGGAGATAGGCGTCATGCTTTTGGTGGGTGCCACTCCAAGCTACGTATCACTTCCCTTTCTCCTGCAGGGCGTCATATTGGGGGGAGTTGGAGCGTTGATAGCCCTTTTTTTACTGCTCAGGGCCTACAGATGGCTAGTAGATGTTTTGTCAAAGGTATTGCCCTTTTTTACCATGCTCGATTCGCCCGAGATATCTCTTTGGCTTTTTTGTCTCCTTGTAGGCGGTGGGGTGGCGCTTGGGTGGCTGTGCAGCTGGACGGCTGTGTATAAATATGTCCGCAGGGCTTTAAAACCGAGATGA
- a CDS encoding cell division ATP-binding protein FtsE, with amino-acid sequence MDIRMAGVTKIFHPDIVALEDVYLNVKRGEFVYFVGHTGSGKTTLLRMLNRELSPSSGQIIVGKYNLRKMRLGQLPFYRRQVGVVFQDFKLLPHLNAAENVAFVLEAIGMPGRQVAERVKAILTRLDLWKRRFLYPEQMSGGEQQRLAIARAVVNMPSLLIADEPTGNLDMETAESIMDILFSINASGTTVLMATHNQYVVDAFRARVIRLSGGRIVSDEPRGEVELYGDL; translated from the coding sequence ATGGACATAAGGATGGCCGGTGTGACGAAGATCTTTCACCCCGACATAGTAGCTTTGGAGGACGTGTATCTCAACGTAAAAAGGGGCGAATTCGTCTATTTCGTCGGGCACACCGGTTCGGGAAAGACCACGCTTCTGCGTATGTTAAACAGGGAGCTTTCTCCTTCGTCGGGGCAAATCATTGTCGGAAAGTACAACTTGAGGAAGATGAGATTGGGACAGCTTCCCTTTTACAGGAGACAGGTCGGTGTGGTCTTTCAGGATTTCAAGCTTTTGCCCCATCTCAATGCAGCTGAAAACGTGGCCTTTGTCTTGGAGGCCATAGGCATGCCCGGAAGGCAGGTCGCAGAGAGGGTCAAGGCCATATTGACCAGGCTGGATCTTTGGAAGAGGCGTTTTTTGTATCCCGAGCAGATGTCGGGAGGAGAACAGCAGAGGTTGGCAATAGCCAGAGCTGTGGTGAACATGCCCTCGCTTTTGATAGCCGACGAGCCCACGGGAAATCTCGATATGGAGACGGCCGAGTCGATAATGGACATCCTTTTTTCGATAAATGCCTCGGGGACGACCGTGCTGATGGCAACCCACAATCAATATGTTGTCGACGCCTTCAGGGCGAGGGTGATCCGGTTGAGCGGGGGGCGAATCGTAAGCGACGAGCCGAGAGGAGAGGTGGAGCTCTATGGCGACCTTTAA